One window from the genome of Roseomonas haemaphysalidis encodes:
- the ccmD gene encoding heme exporter protein CcmD gives MSQHWWFVSVAWGLGAVLFGALLADTLRRQSAARRRLALLETRRPSGRTSP, from the coding sequence ATGAGCCAGCACTGGTGGTTCGTGTCCGTCGCCTGGGGGCTGGGGGCCGTGCTGTTCGGCGCGCTGCTGGCCGACACGCTGCGCCGCCAGTCCGCCGCCCGCCGACGCCTGGCCCTGCTGGAAACCCGCCGCCCCTCCGGGAGGACCTCGCCATGA
- a CDS encoding heme ABC transporter permease — translation MTLPPSLSSSPATVPRGAGVLHRFANPGRFLRLSGRVQPWLWALSALLLGVGVPWALLLSPPDWQQGETVRIMYIHVPMAWLAMSGYVTLALASAAALIWRHPLADLFARELSPVGAAVTALCLATGSLWGRPMWGTWWVWDARLTSVLVLFFLWVGHAALVRAFDEDERGARAGAILALVGAVNVPVVKFSVDFFNTLHQPASVARLGGPSLHVDILYPLLVCAAGFTALFAALVLGRTRAAVMEKRIRQLQLAQARRQESAA, via the coding sequence GTGACCCTGCCCCCGTCCTTGTCCTCCTCGCCCGCCACGGTGCCGCGCGGCGCCGGCGTGCTGCACCGCTTCGCCAATCCGGGCCGCTTTTTGCGGCTGTCCGGCCGCGTGCAGCCCTGGCTTTGGGCGCTGTCGGCGCTGCTGCTGGGGGTGGGGGTGCCCTGGGCGCTGCTGCTGTCGCCGCCCGACTGGCAGCAGGGCGAGACGGTGCGCATCATGTACATCCACGTGCCCATGGCCTGGCTCGCCATGTCCGGCTACGTGACGCTGGCCCTGGCCTCGGCCGCCGCGCTGATCTGGCGCCACCCGCTGGCCGACCTTTTCGCGCGGGAACTGTCGCCGGTGGGCGCCGCCGTCACCGCGCTGTGCCTGGCCACCGGCAGCCTGTGGGGGCGGCCGATGTGGGGCACCTGGTGGGTGTGGGACGCGCGGCTGACCTCCGTGCTGGTGCTGTTCTTTCTGTGGGTCGGCCATGCCGCGCTGGTGCGCGCCTTTGACGAGGACGAGCGCGGCGCGCGGGCCGGCGCCATCCTGGCGCTGGTGGGCGCGGTCAACGTGCCGGTGGTCAAGTTCTCCGTCGACTTCTTCAACACGCTGCACCAGCCGGCCTCCGTGGCGCGGCTGGGCGGGCCCAGCCTGCACGTGGATATCCTCTATCCCCTGCTGGTTTGCGCCGCCGGCTTCACGGCGCTGTTCGCCGCGCTGGTGCTGGGGCGCACCCGGGCGGCGGTGATGGAAAAGCGCATTCGCCAGCTGCAGCTGGCCCAGGCCCGGCGGCAGGAAAGCGCGGCATGA
- a CDS encoding YciI family protein codes for MLFAISCQDKPGALDLRLATRPVHLEYLDSQAEVIVEGGPVLDAEGKPCGSLLLVNLPDQVAAEQMAANDPYAKAGLFETVTIRPFRSVFKDGKRIG; via the coding sequence ATGCTCTTCGCCATCTCCTGCCAGGACAAGCCCGGCGCGCTGGACCTGCGGCTGGCCACCCGCCCGGTGCACCTGGAATACCTGGACAGCCAGGCCGAGGTGATCGTGGAAGGCGGGCCGGTGCTGGATGCCGAGGGCAAGCCCTGCGGCAGCCTGCTGCTGGTCAACCTGCCCGACCAGGTGGCCGCCGAGCAGATGGCCGCCAACGACCCCTACGCCAAGGCCGGGCTGTTCGAGACCGTGACCATCCGGCCCTTCCGCTCCGTGTTCAAGGACGGCAAGCGCATCGGCTGA
- a CDS encoding EVE domain-containing protein, whose protein sequence is MAQWLVKSEPDAFSWQQQVENGVEPWTGVRNAQAAKFLRAMAVGERAFFYHSNIGKEIVGVVEVARAAYPDPTEDTGPKGIQRWACVDMRAVGPMPRPVTLATIKATPGLEEIGLIRQSRLSVMPVSDAHWAMLCEMGGWPGR, encoded by the coding sequence ATGGCGCAATGGCTGGTGAAGTCCGAGCCCGACGCCTTTTCCTGGCAGCAGCAGGTGGAAAACGGCGTCGAGCCCTGGACCGGCGTGCGCAACGCCCAGGCGGCGAAGTTCCTGCGCGCCATGGCGGTGGGGGAGCGCGCCTTCTTCTACCATTCCAACATCGGCAAGGAGATCGTCGGCGTGGTCGAGGTCGCCCGCGCCGCCTATCCCGACCCGACGGAGGACACCGGGCCCAAGGGCATTCAACGCTGGGCCTGCGTGGACATGCGGGCCGTGGGCCCCATGCCGCGCCCGGTGACGCTGGCCACCATCAAGGCCACGCCGGGGCTGGAGGAGATCGGGCTGATCCGCCAGTCCCGCCTGTCGGTCATGCCGGTGTCGGACGCGCATTGGGCGATGCTGTGCGAGATGGGCGGCTGGCCAGGGCGGTGA
- a CDS encoding Rieske (2Fe-2S) protein, giving the protein MTPLRPLCRLEEIPDGAARGFGPLFAIRRGEAVFVYVNACPHLGVSLDLIPDRFLDHRGTAIVCALHGALFRIEDGFCTQGPCWGDSLEPVSAEIDGAGTVMVPVDAGL; this is encoded by the coding sequence GTGACGCCGCTGCGCCCCCTGTGCCGGCTGGAGGAGATCCCAGACGGCGCCGCGCGCGGCTTCGGGCCGCTTTTCGCCATCCGCCGGGGGGAGGCGGTCTTCGTCTACGTCAACGCTTGCCCGCATCTGGGCGTGTCGCTGGACCTGATCCCGGACCGTTTCCTGGACCACCGCGGCACTGCCATCGTGTGTGCGCTGCACGGCGCGCTGTTCCGGATCGAGGACGGCTTCTGCACCCAGGGCCCGTGCTGGGGGGACAGCCTGGAGCCCGTTTCGGCGGAGATCGACGGCGCCGGCACCGTGATGGTGCCGGTGGATGCGGGGTTGTGA
- a CDS encoding pyridoxamine 5'-phosphate oxidase family protein produces the protein MTKSLSDLSQKMREIDICTLATHTEGGAIACRPMSNNGEVNQQGDSYYFTWEQSLMVSDIEANPKVTLSFQGSKHFLVAVEGEAELVRDKSRFQQHWTPELDHWFKDGMETPGVVMIKVHATRVHYWDGEEDGEVKLPY, from the coding sequence ATGACCAAGAGCCTGTCCGACCTGTCCCAGAAGATGCGCGAGATCGACATCTGCACCCTGGCCACCCACACGGAAGGCGGCGCCATCGCCTGCCGGCCGATGAGCAACAACGGCGAGGTGAACCAGCAGGGCGACTCCTACTACTTCACCTGGGAACAGTCGCTGATGGTGTCGGACATCGAGGCCAACCCCAAGGTCACCCTGTCCTTCCAGGGCAGCAAGCACTTCCTGGTGGCGGTGGAAGGCGAGGCGGAGCTGGTGCGCGACAAGTCGCGCTTCCAGCAGCACTGGACGCCGGAGCTGGACCACTGGTTCAAGGACGGCATGGAAACGCCGGGCGTGGTGATGATCAAGGTGCACGCCACCCGCGTCCACTACTGGGACGGCGAGGAGGATGGCGAGGTCAAGCTGCCCTACTGA